The DNA region AAACTAAATATACGATTCAGCAGCAATTACAGGAAATGTTGGTTCAAGCACCAGAAAATTGGGATTCCACTAGTGACACTGTGATAATCAATGAAAATGCCACTGTAGAGAATTTGCTTAAATTACATAATGATGTCGTTCAATTTAATAGCTTGTGGTCAAATAGTATCAGTGCATTTTTAAATGAGATGAATGTTCAAGTAAAGCTGTATAACGAAATCGAACAAGGAATCGATAAAATGATCGATGGACAAGCTTTAACGAGTGAAGCGACGCTTGAAACATTTATCCACCACTTCAATCTAGTCACACAGGTGAAAAATACAACGCTGAGAAAAGGATTGTCAGAACGGTTAGAACAAATCGATCAGCTTATGAATGCCCAAATTGTTGGCGAGGAAAATTTGCTGGAAGAACCAATTTAGTTAATATTTATTAAATAATAATGCAATATATCGATTGCTTTTTAAATAAATTATCAATTATTTGAAAAAATATCGAAAAAGTTGATAACATTTTATTAGTCGAATACCCTTGTACTTGCTTAAGCTTAAAATTATAATTAATTGTGTAGTAATGGAGGAAAAAATGGAAGAAACAATAAGTTTACAAGAACTCATCGGAGTTTTAAGAAAACGTATAGGTCTAATTATCGTTAGTATGTTTTTAGGGTTGGGGGTTGCTGGAGTTTTAACCTATTTTGTTATTACACCAAAATACAGTTCCCAAGCCCAATTGATCGTTCGTCTGCCGCAAAATGAAACGACGAATGTGAATGATATCAATGGGAATCTTCAGATGATCAATACGTATAAAGATTTGATCAAAAGTGATACGGTCATGACGGAAGTTCAGCAAAGGATGAAAGTGGACCATCAAAGTGATTTGTCTGTTGATGCACTTAAGGCAAGTGTATCAGTCAATCAGTCTCAAAATTCTCAAATGTTCTCGATCGTTTCTAAAGTAACAGATCCATTGGTTGCTCAAAATATTGCCAATCAGACAGCTTTGGTTTTCCAAGAGCAAGCAAAAGACATGCTGAATGTCGATAAGATTACGATCATTTCAGAAGCGACGGCCAATTTAAATCCAGTGTCACCTAATGATAAAATCAATCTATTGATAGGACTAGCATTAGGGCTCTTATTTGGAATCATGGCTTCCTTCATTTTAGAATTATTTGATAAGACAATCAAAGATGACAGCTTTGTGGAAGAAGAATTAGGATTTACGATATTAGGTGTTGTTCCAAATATGACTGCTAAAGAGTTAAATGCAAAGGTTGTTCGCCCTTCACCTTCAACGGTTTCAAAGCCAAATAGCGGTTTTGCCAAAGAGGGAGCAAGAGTCATTCAAAAAGAAGATCTCAACTCAGATACTTCTACCCCAGCGCGTAGAAGTCGTCCACGAGTTTAAAGGAGTATAGAATGTCAAATAAAATAAGAAATCAAAAAAAACAAAAAACAAAAGCAGTCAGTCTTATAACTTTAGCAGATAAATCATCACCGATATCAGAACAATATCGAACGATCAGAACGAACATACAATATGCAATGATCGATAGAGACTTAAAAACATTAGTCGTTACTTCTTCAGGTCCAAGTGAAGGGAAATCAACGACCTCTGCCAATTTAGCGATCGTGTTTGCTAATTCTGGGAAGCGTGTTTTATTAGTAGATGCAGATATGCGCAAACCAACGGTGGCAAAAACATTTTCGTTAGACAATGTTCGAGGCTTGAGTACCCTTTTGGGTAGCAGAGAAGTTGTGCTGCATCAGGTCGTTCAGTCATCCGGCATTGATAATTTATTCCTTATGACAAGCGGACCTAAACCGCCTAATCCATCTGAGTTACTGGATTCTAGGAGAATGGAAGAGCTTATCCAAGATTTAAAACAACAATATGATTTGGTCATTTTTGACATGCCTCCTGTTGTGGCAGTGACAGACGCACAAATCGTATCCTCAAAATCAGACGGAACGATCTTGGTCGTCCGTGAAAATGTCTCAAAAAGAGACTCTCTATTAAAAGCTAAAAGCTTATTAGAACTTGTAGATGCCAATATCTTAGGAGTTGTTTATAACGGCTCTAAAAGTATAACAGATCAAGGCTACTATTATGGTTCATGAGGATAGGCAGAAAGGATAAATACCAATGATTGATTTGCATTGCCATATATTACCTGGTATTGATGATGGGGCCAAAACGATCGATGACTCGCTTGACATGGCTAGGATGGCTGTGAAACAAGGCATTACTCACATTTTGTGCACGCCGCATCATAATAATGGCAGATATGACAATCCAGCAGGTCAGGTCATATCCTGTGTTTCAGCGTTACAAGTAGAACTGGACAGGCGCAATATACCTCTTACCTTATTTGAAGGTCAAGAGGTTCGAATTGCTGGAAATATCAGAGAACAGATCAAAGAAAATAAAATCTTATTTGCAGACTTGAATAATCGTTATATTTTGATCGAATTTCCAACAAACGATGTTCCAGCATATGCAGAGCCTCTTTTTATTGAGCTACTTGATGAAAATCATATTCCAATCATTGTGCATCCAGAGCGAAACAATAAATTTATTGAAGATCCTAATCGGTTGTTGCCATTTTTGGAGATGGGTGCCCTTGCTCAATTAACAGCGCCTAGCTACGTTGGTGTTTTTGGAAAACAAATCGAGCGAACAGCTAAACAAATGGTTGCTCATAATATGGTTTCGATGATGGCTTCAGATGCTCATAATGTAAAAAAACGCGGATTTTTTATGAAGAAAGCGTACGATGCGATTGCCAAAGATATGGGAACTGCGCATGTTGAAGTGATGCAGCAGATTGCGAAAGATATTTTAAATGGTGATCCTGTCCAGACATTGGAATTTGAAGAACTACAAAAGAAAAGATTTCGACTGTTTTAAACGAAATAGAAAAATATGAATGTAAGAGTTTTATATAATTTTTGTACATATTATTAGGTGTTGGTATATGTGATTTTTGATATTGGTTGTATCTTAAATCAACTGAAATATTAGGGAATGCTGGGATCAGCAGCTGTTGAGGTTCGAAAAAACTGAAAAGCTAATAGCATCAGTAAATAGTTTGTTCCTGCCCTATCATAAAAGGAGTGTTGAAATTGGAGGAAAAAATAGTAAGTGTTGGAGGAAGTATACAGCAAAAAAAGCAGACATCACAGCCTGACAAGCAGATTTCTGTATCGATAGTTGAATCACAATCTATTCGTTTTCGCGTACTCAAACGAACGATCGATATTGTTGGTAGTCTCTGCGGCTTGATTTTATTAAGCCCTGTATTTCTTATCGTCGCATTTTTGATCAGAAAAGAAGATCCTAATGGACCAGTTGTTTTTTCTCAGGAACGGGTTGGAAAAAAAGGCAGTCACTTCACAATGTATAAATTTCGTTCGATGTGCACAGATGCGGAAGAAAAATTTCATGATCTAGTTGAGCAAAATGAAATCGAAGGGGCTATGTTCAAAATCAAGAACGATCCTAGAGTAACGAAAATAGGAAAAAAAATACGCAAAACAAGCATTGATGAGTTGCCCCAATTAGTGAATGTTTTAAAAGGTGACATGTCACTCGTTGGGCCACGACCTCCGTTAGAAAGAGAAGTCTCTCAGTATACACAACGTGATCTACAACGTTTGAATGTGAAACCTGGTTGTACAGGATTATGGCAGGTCAGAGGTAGAAACGATGTTCATTTTGATGAAATGGTCGAGTTTGATTTGGAGTATATTGAGAATCAATCTATTTGGAATGATCTGAAAATCATGTTTCAAACAGTGATCGTGATGTTTTTTTCTAGAGGAGCTTATTAATGAATAAAAAGATTCAGCATGTATATATTATTGGCTCTAAGGGGATTCCGGCTAAGTATGGAGGTTTTGAAACTTTTGTTGAGAAGTTGACAGAGTACAAGCAGTCTAGAAGTATTCAGTATCATGTCGCTTGTATGAATGTAGGAGACGATCTATATGGAGATGGAGAACAGCATTTTGAATATAATCAAGCAGACTGTTTTAATATAGCAGTGCCAAATATTGGTCCAGCTAGAGCCATTTATTATGATGTAAAAGCATTAGATTATGCCATCGAGCTAGCTAAAAAAAATAGTGATATAGAACCGATTTTTTATATATTAGCATGTCGAATAGGTCCGTTTCTCAATCATTATAAAAAAAAGATCAAAAAAATTAAGGGCAAACTTTATGTAAATCCCGATGGTCATGAATGGTTAAGAGCCAAATGGAGTTATCCTGTTCGTAGATACTGGAAATTTTCAGAAAAGTTAATGGTAAAGCATGCAGACTTGATGATTTGTGATAGCTTGAATATAGAAAAATATATCAAGACCGATTATGAAAAATATACGCCAAAAACAACTTATATTGCTTATGGAACGGAACAAAGTAAATCAACACTTTCGGCAACTGATGTACGAGTGAAGGATTGGTTTAAAGAAAAAAATATTGGGGATGAAGGCTATTATCTGGTTGTTGGAAGGTTTGTCCCTGAAAATAATTATGAGACAATGATCAAAGAATTTATGAAATCTGACACAAAAAAAGACTTTGTTTTGGTAACAAATATTGAAGAAAATAAATTTTACAACAAGTTGAAAAAAGAGACAGGTTTTGATAAGGACCCGCGTATAAAATTTGTAGGAACAGTCTACGATCAAGAGCTACTGAAATACATACGTGAAAATGCATTTGCCTATTTGCATGGTCACGAAGTTGGAGGGACGAATCCATCGCTTTTAGAGGCTTTGGCATCAACAAAAGTGAATTTACTATTGGATGTTAGTTTTAATAAAGAAGTAGCTAGGGATGGATCACTATACTGGAATAAGAAACCAGATAATTTGATGTATCTAATAAATGAAATATCTAAGACCGATAAGTTGAAATTAGTAAATAATCAAGAGTTATCTATTAGGATTGAACGGAAGTACTCGTGGGGAAAAATAATAGACGACTATGAAAAGGTTTTTGGTGGTATATAAATGAAAAAAAAAATTTTATTTTTGCATTCAAGCTCAGAGCTATATGGCTCTGATAAGTCACTATTAAATTTAGTGAATAAGTTGGATAGAACAAAATATCAGATATATGTAATGTTACCTTCTCAAGGAGAGCTAGTTGAAAAAATTGAAGAAACAGGTAACTGTAAAGTCATAATAAAATCAATTGCTATATTACGCCGAAAAAATTTGTCAATTAAGGGAATAGTTTCCTATTTTCGTGATTTTTTTAGTTCAGTAAAATATTTAAAAGCTTTTATTAAAGAAAACAATATTGATATTATTTATACAAATACTTCTGTTGTTTTTCCAGGTGGGGTTGCTGCAAAATCGTTAAATAAAAAATCTATTTGGCATGTGCGAGAGATTATTTCTAACAAATACGAGAACTTTATTGTTAAAAGAATTGTAAATAGATATGCAGATGTCATTATTGGAAATAGTAAAGCCACATTGAATTCTATTATTATTGATAAGAATAA from Enterococcus sp. 9D6_DIV0238 includes:
- a CDS encoding YveK family protein, which encodes MEETISLQELIGVLRKRIGLIIVSMFLGLGVAGVLTYFVITPKYSSQAQLIVRLPQNETTNVNDINGNLQMINTYKDLIKSDTVMTEVQQRMKVDHQSDLSVDALKASVSVNQSQNSQMFSIVSKVTDPLVAQNIANQTALVFQEQAKDMLNVDKITIISEATANLNPVSPNDKINLLIGLALGLLFGIMASFILELFDKTIKDDSFVEEELGFTILGVVPNMTAKELNAKVVRPSPSTVSKPNSGFAKEGARVIQKEDLNSDTSTPARRSRPRV
- a CDS encoding CpsD/CapB family tyrosine-protein kinase; this encodes MSNKIRNQKKQKTKAVSLITLADKSSPISEQYRTIRTNIQYAMIDRDLKTLVVTSSGPSEGKSTTSANLAIVFANSGKRVLLVDADMRKPTVAKTFSLDNVRGLSTLLGSREVVLHQVVQSSGIDNLFLMTSGPKPPNPSELLDSRRMEELIQDLKQQYDLVIFDMPPVVAVTDAQIVSSKSDGTILVVRENVSKRDSLLKAKSLLELVDANILGVVYNGSKSITDQGYYYGS
- a CDS encoding tyrosine-protein phosphatase — its product is MIDLHCHILPGIDDGAKTIDDSLDMARMAVKQGITHILCTPHHNNGRYDNPAGQVISCVSALQVELDRRNIPLTLFEGQEVRIAGNIREQIKENKILFADLNNRYILIEFPTNDVPAYAEPLFIELLDENHIPIIVHPERNNKFIEDPNRLLPFLEMGALAQLTAPSYVGVFGKQIERTAKQMVAHNMVSMMASDAHNVKKRGFFMKKAYDAIAKDMGTAHVEVMQQIAKDILNGDPVQTLEFEELQKKRFRLF
- a CDS encoding sugar transferase translates to MEEKIVSVGGSIQQKKQTSQPDKQISVSIVESQSIRFRVLKRTIDIVGSLCGLILLSPVFLIVAFLIRKEDPNGPVVFSQERVGKKGSHFTMYKFRSMCTDAEEKFHDLVEQNEIEGAMFKIKNDPRVTKIGKKIRKTSIDELPQLVNVLKGDMSLVGPRPPLEREVSQYTQRDLQRLNVKPGCTGLWQVRGRNDVHFDEMVEFDLEYIENQSIWNDLKIMFQTVIVMFFSRGAY
- the cps2T gene encoding beta 1-4 rhamnosyltransferase Cps2T; the encoded protein is MNKKIQHVYIIGSKGIPAKYGGFETFVEKLTEYKQSRSIQYHVACMNVGDDLYGDGEQHFEYNQADCFNIAVPNIGPARAIYYDVKALDYAIELAKKNSDIEPIFYILACRIGPFLNHYKKKIKKIKGKLYVNPDGHEWLRAKWSYPVRRYWKFSEKLMVKHADLMICDSLNIEKYIKTDYEKYTPKTTYIAYGTEQSKSTLSATDVRVKDWFKEKNIGDEGYYLVVGRFVPENNYETMIKEFMKSDTKKDFVLVTNIEENKFYNKLKKETGFDKDPRIKFVGTVYDQELLKYIRENAFAYLHGHEVGGTNPSLLEALASTKVNLLLDVSFNKEVARDGSLYWNKKPDNLMYLINEISKTDKLKLVNNQELSIRIERKYSWGKIIDDYEKVFGGI